Proteins co-encoded in one Microbacterium hydrocarbonoxydans genomic window:
- a CDS encoding A/G-specific adenine glycosylase has product MPPNTRPADQLAAPLIDWYRHTARDLPWRRPEFHREYGAWGTLVSEFMLQQTPVNRVIPHLTAWLDRWPSAVDLADATPAEVVQQWANLGYPRRALWLHRAAIEVTRRHGGVVPRDVESLLQLSGIGDYTARAVAVFSYGDRHPVVDTNTRRVLARAVLGRSHPGAPSRRDLELMDSLLPEPDAESAVFNAAAMELGAVVCTARSPRCESCPLVSICAWVVAGRPDTGDVRRRQAAFEGSDRQARGAVMRALRTAAPHQVPLDAVIPEWADPLQRDRAIDSLIADGLAEADGDMLSLPR; this is encoded by the coding sequence GTGCCCCCGAACACGCGTCCCGCTGATCAGCTGGCGGCACCCCTGATCGACTGGTACCGCCACACCGCGCGGGATCTGCCCTGGCGTCGCCCGGAGTTCCACCGCGAGTACGGGGCGTGGGGCACCCTCGTCAGTGAGTTCATGCTCCAGCAGACGCCGGTGAATCGAGTCATCCCCCATCTCACCGCATGGCTCGATCGCTGGCCCTCAGCCGTCGACCTTGCCGACGCGACGCCCGCCGAAGTCGTGCAGCAGTGGGCGAACCTGGGCTACCCCCGCCGCGCGCTCTGGCTGCATCGCGCAGCGATCGAGGTCACGCGACGACACGGCGGCGTCGTGCCGCGCGACGTGGAGTCGCTGCTCCAGCTGTCGGGCATCGGGGACTACACGGCCAGGGCCGTGGCCGTCTTCTCATACGGCGACCGACACCCGGTCGTCGACACGAACACGCGGCGGGTGCTGGCGCGCGCTGTGCTGGGTCGCTCACACCCGGGGGCGCCCTCGCGACGCGACCTCGAGCTGATGGACTCACTGCTGCCCGAGCCCGATGCCGAATCAGCTGTGTTCAATGCGGCGGCGATGGAGCTGGGCGCGGTCGTGTGCACAGCGCGGAGCCCTCGCTGCGAGTCGTGTCCCTTGGTGAGCATCTGCGCGTGGGTCGTCGCCGGACGGCCCGACACCGGAGACGTCCGGCGACGCCAGGCCGCCTTCGAGGGCTCGGATCGCCAGGCGAGAGGAGCCGTGATGCGCGCTCTGCGCACGGCAGCTCCTCACCAGGTGCCACTCGACGCCGTGATCCCGGAGTGGGCGGACCCCCTGCAGCGGGACCGTGCGATCGACTCGCTCATCGCCGATGGGCTGGCCGAAGCGGATGGTGACATGCTCTCGCTCCCCCGATGA
- the truB gene encoding tRNA pseudouridine(55) synthase TruB: MVSPGILLVDKPAGLTSHDVVARTRRALGTRKVGHAGTLDPMATGLLVIGVEGATRLLTYVVGADKTYAATIRLGQTTDTDDADGEILRRASDEAVDAVTAEGIAAGVLTLTGVIRQVPSSVSAIKVDGRRAYDRVRAGEEVVLAPREVTVSRFEVLSRRQGAGYIDLDVVVDCSSGTYIRSLARDLGSGLGVGGHLTALRRSRVGNFDVADAVGIDDLEGASLMSPADAAARVLDVLDVSAADATDLRHGKRLVGQASRLTGALAAAIDEDGTFVGVVEKRGADLKSAMNMPEAGR; the protein is encoded by the coding sequence ATGGTCTCACCCGGCATCCTTCTCGTCGACAAGCCGGCTGGACTCACCAGCCACGATGTGGTCGCCCGCACTCGGCGTGCACTCGGCACCCGCAAGGTCGGCCATGCCGGCACCCTCGATCCCATGGCCACGGGCCTGTTGGTGATCGGAGTCGAGGGCGCGACGCGTCTGCTCACCTACGTCGTCGGCGCGGACAAGACCTATGCCGCGACCATCCGGCTGGGCCAGACCACCGACACCGACGACGCCGACGGCGAGATCCTCCGCCGTGCGTCGGACGAAGCCGTGGATGCGGTGACCGCCGAGGGCATAGCCGCGGGCGTGCTGACCCTCACCGGAGTGATCCGGCAGGTGCCCAGTTCGGTCTCGGCCATCAAAGTCGACGGCCGCCGCGCATACGACCGAGTTCGCGCGGGGGAGGAAGTCGTGCTCGCACCCCGCGAAGTCACGGTCTCCCGGTTCGAGGTGCTCTCCCGGCGTCAGGGTGCGGGGTACATCGACCTCGATGTCGTCGTCGACTGCTCGTCGGGAACGTATATCCGTTCGCTGGCTCGGGACCTCGGCTCCGGTCTCGGGGTCGGGGGTCATCTCACGGCACTGCGGCGCTCACGGGTGGGGAACTTCGATGTGGCGGACGCGGTGGGGATCGACGATCTCGAGGGTGCGAGTCTGATGTCTCCAGCCGACGCCGCCGCCCGCGTACTGGACGTCCTCGATGTGTCTGCGGCGGACGCGACGGACCTGAGGCACGGGAAGCGGTTGGTCGGCCAGGCGTCTCGGCTGACCGGTGCCCTGGCCGCAGCGATCGACGAGGACGGCACCTTCGTCGGTGTGGTGGAGAAGCGCGGGGCCGACCTCAAGAGCGCCATGAACATGCCCGAGGCCGGGCGATGA
- the nusA gene encoding transcription termination factor NusA: MDIELSLLRGIEKEKAIPFDELVSIIEQAILTAYSKHVSADGPAPEGVRVELDRRTGHVAVLQAVKDEEGAIIGEEDAMPDDFGRIAAFAAKQVISQRLRDIADDVVLGDFKDKEGDIVAGVIQQGPNPRMIHVDLGAVEAILPPEEQVPGEEYTHGSRLRVYVTSVAKGLKGPQITVSRTHPGLVRKLFALEVPEIAAGLVEIVSLAREAGHRTKIAVRANDPAINAKGACIGEMGRRVRAVTEELAGEKIDIVDHDPELAAFVANALSPAKVTSAFILDANTKAVRALVPDYQLSLAIGKEGQNARLAAKLTGAKIDIQPDSVLD; this comes from the coding sequence ATGGATATCGAACTGAGTCTGCTGCGTGGGATCGAGAAGGAGAAGGCGATCCCCTTCGACGAGCTGGTCTCGATCATCGAACAGGCCATCCTGACCGCCTACTCCAAGCACGTCTCCGCAGACGGCCCCGCGCCCGAGGGAGTGCGCGTCGAACTCGATCGTCGCACCGGTCATGTCGCCGTGCTGCAGGCCGTCAAGGACGAAGAGGGCGCGATCATCGGCGAAGAGGACGCGATGCCGGATGACTTCGGTCGCATCGCCGCCTTCGCCGCGAAGCAGGTCATCAGCCAGCGTCTGCGCGACATCGCGGACGACGTGGTGCTCGGTGACTTCAAGGACAAGGAAGGCGACATCGTCGCCGGAGTCATCCAGCAGGGTCCCAACCCGCGCATGATCCACGTCGATCTCGGAGCGGTCGAGGCGATCCTCCCGCCGGAGGAGCAGGTTCCTGGCGAGGAGTACACGCACGGTTCGCGTCTGCGGGTCTATGTGACCAGCGTCGCCAAGGGGCTCAAGGGGCCTCAGATCACCGTCTCGCGCACGCACCCGGGTCTCGTCCGCAAGCTGTTCGCGCTCGAGGTGCCCGAGATCGCGGCGGGTCTCGTCGAGATCGTCTCGCTCGCCCGCGAGGCCGGTCACCGCACGAAGATCGCCGTCAGGGCCAACGACCCGGCGATCAACGCCAAGGGCGCCTGCATCGGTGAGATGGGTCGACGCGTGCGTGCCGTCACCGAAGAGCTCGCGGGGGAGAAGATCGACATCGTCGACCATGATCCCGAGCTCGCCGCGTTCGTCGCGAACGCTCTCTCGCCCGCCAAGGTGACGAGCGCGTTCATCCTCGACGCCAACACCAAAGCCGTCCGCGCCCTCGTGCCCGACTACCAGCTGTCGCTGGCGATCGGCAAGGAGGGGCAGAACGCCCGTCTTGCAGCCAAGCTCACGGGCGCCAAGATCGACATCCAGCCGGACAGCGTGCTCGACTGA
- the rbfA gene encoding 30S ribosome-binding factor RbfA, protein MAGERQARLADRIRVILAERLEKGLRDPRLGFVTITDVRVSGDLQHASVFYTVLGTEEERLSSGAALTSATGMLRSEVGKQLSTRLVPTLEFIPDALPENADHISALLREAQQRDAEVAKLASSASHAGEADPYLRQDEDDASA, encoded by the coding sequence ATGGCTGGTGAACGACAGGCCCGTCTGGCTGATCGCATTCGTGTGATCCTCGCTGAGCGACTCGAGAAGGGGCTCCGCGATCCGCGCCTCGGCTTCGTGACGATCACCGACGTCCGCGTGAGCGGCGACCTGCAGCATGCCTCCGTGTTCTACACGGTCCTGGGCACTGAAGAGGAGCGTCTGTCGAGCGGAGCGGCGCTGACGTCCGCGACGGGAATGCTGCGCAGCGAGGTCGGAAAGCAGCTCAGCACCCGGCTGGTGCCGACGCTCGAGTTCATCCCGGATGCTCTGCCCGAGAACGCGGATCACATCTCGGCGCTTCTGCGTGAGGCGCAGCAGCGTGACGCGGAAGTGGCGAAGCTGGCCTCGTCGGCATCCCACGCCGGAGAGGCCGATCCCTACCTCCGTCAGGACGAAGACGACGCATCTGCGTGA
- a CDS encoding helix-turn-helix transcriptional regulator, giving the protein MTVEILEGILEDLLAHDLGSAPHVVARIVSEVTADTSSVRAMARLLDTQQRHGLRPLPSPLPMIDSIAALFAGLELAPRDRDILIATSMMLDDRLGPLLEFDGRSADDLAVCAVSELLHIRAGRVRLADPRLAIWLRATTGSTAAARVHARLHLVFQSRGEHVDAAWHRARASVDGVPDAAAELTRVARELSEAGANERAMHLAAEAAVHAIGAARDEAAALAGVSAIAAGFAVEAVNRLGCLFPDGAEPHRLRALGGMLIAQAHLQGAVPQVDPAALRPRGGGLDDWYLWARAAAFAAVLCAERGDREGMRSWIVALREGTGKTAAGAALRDPVVALAWLIAGDRDVDAEITGTGPLTGGMLRALHAAMDGDIDGALRALAAGDSGMGIEVDPFVAGFERSPLVGAYRAIVEVLLLMWSGDIGTARAKLMSASLELPVAIPFAGIAAVVARRLDLAVLGRLGPFARSLTAVLPPAMRIDDLVDRGIEAFLAGSFEQAAACMRLWRDAGAPQTTLSVPGLEEAVLVGDRAGSRQRRIEPPGISLAQELRVRMLSCSDEEWRSERAAVAGAARTLPSPFSRGRVEAMIGARCLITGDVARAREHFEAARNLLEVSGARAWARAVGARLARLDADAGSSAASGDPLATSRRIWEPMLTARELEVTMLTTAGASNRDIAESLHVSVRTVEVHLGRVFAKLEVRTRVELTVLAHRIGHYV; this is encoded by the coding sequence GTGACGGTCGAGATCCTCGAGGGAATCCTCGAGGATCTCCTCGCTCATGATCTCGGCTCAGCGCCGCACGTCGTGGCACGGATCGTGTCCGAAGTGACCGCCGACACCTCCAGCGTCCGCGCGATGGCCCGCCTGCTCGACACGCAGCAGCGCCATGGTCTGCGGCCCCTGCCGTCGCCCTTGCCGATGATCGATTCGATCGCGGCCCTGTTCGCCGGCCTCGAGCTCGCCCCGCGTGACCGGGACATCCTGATCGCGACATCGATGATGCTGGACGACCGCCTGGGACCTCTCCTCGAATTCGACGGGCGCTCAGCCGATGATCTTGCGGTGTGCGCGGTGTCGGAACTCCTCCACATCCGCGCGGGCCGAGTACGCCTCGCTGACCCCCGCCTCGCGATCTGGTTGCGAGCCACCACCGGGTCCACTGCGGCGGCGCGAGTGCACGCCCGACTGCATCTGGTGTTCCAGTCGCGTGGAGAGCATGTGGACGCGGCCTGGCATCGTGCGCGCGCATCCGTCGACGGCGTGCCTGACGCTGCGGCCGAACTGACGCGCGTCGCACGCGAGCTCTCCGAAGCGGGTGCGAACGAGCGTGCCATGCATCTCGCGGCCGAGGCGGCGGTGCACGCGATCGGCGCGGCACGTGACGAGGCTGCAGCGCTGGCCGGAGTGTCGGCGATCGCGGCCGGTTTCGCCGTCGAAGCGGTGAACCGGCTCGGCTGCCTGTTCCCCGACGGAGCGGAGCCGCACCGGCTGCGTGCGCTGGGAGGCATGCTCATCGCGCAGGCACACCTGCAGGGGGCGGTGCCCCAGGTGGATCCCGCCGCTCTTCGCCCACGCGGCGGCGGTCTCGACGACTGGTATCTGTGGGCCCGGGCAGCAGCCTTCGCCGCTGTGCTGTGCGCTGAGCGCGGTGACCGTGAGGGAATGCGCTCATGGATCGTCGCGCTCCGGGAAGGCACGGGCAAGACGGCGGCGGGTGCAGCATTGCGGGACCCGGTCGTGGCGCTCGCCTGGCTCATCGCGGGCGATCGCGATGTCGACGCGGAGATCACGGGCACCGGGCCTCTCACGGGAGGGATGCTGCGCGCACTGCACGCCGCGATGGACGGCGACATCGACGGCGCGCTGCGCGCCTTGGCCGCGGGGGACTCCGGGATGGGGATCGAGGTGGACCCGTTCGTCGCAGGTTTCGAGCGCAGCCCTCTGGTCGGTGCTTATCGGGCGATCGTCGAGGTCCTCCTGCTCATGTGGAGCGGCGACATCGGCACTGCCCGCGCGAAGCTCATGAGCGCATCCCTGGAGTTGCCCGTGGCGATCCCGTTCGCGGGGATCGCCGCCGTCGTGGCACGTCGACTCGACCTCGCGGTCCTCGGGCGCCTCGGCCCGTTCGCGCGCTCGCTCACGGCTGTGCTGCCTCCTGCCATGCGCATCGACGATCTGGTGGATCGGGGCATCGAGGCTTTCCTCGCCGGATCCTTCGAGCAGGCCGCCGCCTGTATGCGGCTGTGGCGTGATGCGGGTGCTCCGCAGACCACTCTGTCGGTTCCCGGGTTGGAGGAGGCCGTGCTCGTCGGAGATCGTGCGGGTTCGCGTCAGCGACGGATCGAACCGCCGGGGATCTCGCTGGCGCAGGAGCTTCGTGTGCGCATGCTCAGCTGCTCCGACGAGGAATGGCGGTCGGAGCGCGCAGCGGTCGCCGGGGCGGCCAGAACGCTCCCATCGCCGTTCTCACGGGGCAGGGTGGAGGCGATGATCGGTGCCCGCTGTCTGATCACAGGGGACGTCGCCCGAGCGCGAGAGCATTTCGAGGCGGCCCGCAACCTGCTGGAGGTGTCGGGGGCCCGGGCGTGGGCTCGTGCGGTGGGCGCCCGGCTCGCGCGACTCGATGCGGATGCCGGAAGCAGCGCCGCGTCCGGGGATCCTCTCGCGACGTCTCGCCGCATCTGGGAGCCCATGCTGACCGCTCGCGAGCTGGAGGTCACCATGCTCACGACCGCAGGAGCGTCCAACCGAGACATCGCGGAGTCGCTTCATGTATCCGTGCGCACCGTCGAGGTGCATCTCGGTCGGGTGTTCGCGAAGCTCGAGGTGCGCACGCGCGTGGAGCTGACGGTGCTCGCGCACCGGATCGGCCACTATGTGTGA
- the infB gene encoding translation initiation factor IF-2, whose translation MAGKPRVHEIAAELGVDSKIALAKLKELGEFVKSPSSTIEPPVARKLRAAIESDASLKASAEAAPAAKPAASGAKSAATGAKPAAPGRAPKPGAPVPGPKPGPKPAPEAPAVETPAAPAEVSAPAAPSAPASGEDAAPKPSGDAAPKPGAPRPGNNPFSSAQGMGQRPTGPRPGNNPFASAQGMGQRPTPGNIPRPQAPRPGAPRPGAPRPGSPRPGAPRGGQGGRPGAPFQQRPGGPGRPGGAGGPGGGPGARPGGGGGFAGRPGGGGGRGRGPGGGTAGAFGKGGGKSKQRKSRRAKRQEFEMRSAPVVGGVNVTRGNGEIIRMRRGASIADFADKIETLTGYTVQPGTLVTILFNLGEMATATESLDEATFEVLGAELGYKIQMVSPEDEDKELLEGFGLNLEQELEEESEDDLEIRPPVVTVMGHVDHGKTRLLDAIRQTNVIEGEAGGITQHIGAYQVWTEHEGIERAITFIDTPGHEAFTAMRARGAQVTDLAILVVAADDGIMPQTVEALNHAQAANVPIVVAVNKVDKPDANPAKVRQQLTEYGLVAEEYGGDVMFVDVSARANTGIQELLDAVLLTADAGLDLTANPNKAARGVAIEAKLDKGRGSVATVLIQSGTLRIGDAIVAGTAYGRVRAMADENGEQVLEAYPSRPVQVQGLNSVPRAGDVFIVTEEDRMARQIAEKREAVERNAQLAKARKRISLEDFTRALEEGKVESLNLIIKGDVSGAVEALEESLLKIEVDDSVQLRIIHRGVGAITESDVNLATIDNAIIVGFNVRPDTKARERAQREGVDIRFYSVIYNAIDEIESSLKGMLKPEYEEVQSGVAEIREVFRSSKFGNIAGVIVRSGTITRNAKARVIRDGVVLADGLAIESLRRFKDDVTEVRTDYEAGIGLGKYNDIQIGDEIETTEMIEKPRG comes from the coding sequence GTGGCTGGTAAACCACGCGTACACGAGATCGCCGCCGAACTCGGCGTCGACAGCAAGATCGCACTTGCGAAGCTCAAGGAACTCGGAGAGTTCGTCAAGAGCCCCTCTTCCACCATCGAACCGCCGGTGGCGCGCAAGCTGCGTGCTGCCATCGAGTCCGATGCATCACTGAAGGCATCCGCCGAGGCGGCGCCTGCAGCCAAGCCCGCGGCTTCCGGCGCGAAGTCCGCCGCGACCGGCGCCAAGCCGGCCGCCCCCGGACGTGCTCCGAAGCCCGGTGCTCCCGTTCCCGGTCCGAAGCCCGGACCGAAGCCGGCTCCCGAGGCTCCGGCCGTCGAGACCCCGGCAGCACCCGCCGAGGTGTCCGCTCCGGCGGCGCCCTCGGCTCCCGCCTCTGGTGAGGACGCGGCTCCCAAGCCGTCCGGCGACGCCGCGCCCAAGCCCGGCGCCCCGCGCCCCGGCAACAACCCGTTCTCGTCGGCGCAGGGCATGGGCCAGCGCCCGACGGGCCCGCGTCCCGGCAACAACCCGTTCGCGTCCGCCCAGGGCATGGGCCAGCGCCCGACGCCCGGCAACATCCCGCGTCCGCAGGCTCCGCGTCCGGGCGCTCCGCGCCCGGGTGCTCCTCGCCCCGGTTCCCCCCGGCCCGGCGCTCCGCGCGGTGGCCAGGGCGGTCGTCCCGGTGCTCCGTTCCAGCAGCGTCCTGGCGGCCCCGGCCGTCCCGGCGGTGCCGGTGGACCCGGTGGCGGCCCCGGTGCTCGTCCCGGTGGCGGTGGCGGCTTCGCAGGTCGTCCCGGTGGCGGCGGCGGTCGCGGTCGTGGCCCCGGCGGAGGTACCGCAGGTGCCTTCGGCAAGGGCGGCGGCAAGAGCAAGCAGCGCAAGTCGCGGCGGGCGAAGCGGCAAGAGTTCGAGATGCGGAGTGCTCCGGTCGTCGGTGGCGTCAACGTCACCCGCGGCAACGGAGAGATCATCCGCATGCGCCGCGGCGCATCCATCGCGGACTTCGCCGACAAGATCGAGACGCTGACCGGTTACACGGTTCAGCCCGGAACCCTCGTCACGATCCTCTTCAACCTCGGCGAGATGGCCACGGCCACCGAGTCGCTGGACGAGGCGACGTTCGAGGTCCTGGGAGCCGAGCTCGGCTACAAGATCCAGATGGTCTCGCCCGAAGACGAGGACAAGGAGCTCCTCGAGGGCTTCGGTCTCAACCTCGAGCAGGAGCTCGAGGAAGAGAGCGAAGACGACCTCGAGATCCGTCCCCCCGTCGTCACGGTCATGGGTCACGTCGATCACGGTAAGACCCGACTCCTCGACGCGATCCGTCAGACCAACGTCATCGAGGGTGAGGCCGGCGGCATCACCCAGCACATCGGTGCGTACCAGGTCTGGACCGAGCACGAGGGCATCGAGCGCGCCATCACCTTCATCGACACCCCCGGTCACGAGGCGTTCACCGCCATGCGTGCCCGTGGAGCGCAGGTCACCGACCTCGCGATCCTGGTGGTCGCGGCCGACGACGGCATCATGCCGCAGACGGTCGAGGCGTTGAACCACGCCCAGGCGGCGAACGTGCCGATCGTGGTCGCGGTCAACAAGGTCGACAAGCCGGACGCCAACCCGGCCAAGGTGCGCCAGCAGCTCACCGAGTACGGCCTGGTCGCCGAGGAGTACGGCGGAGACGTCATGTTCGTCGACGTGTCGGCTCGTGCCAACACCGGCATCCAGGAACTCCTGGATGCGGTGCTGCTCACCGCCGATGCCGGTCTCGACCTCACGGCGAACCCGAACAAGGCCGCTCGCGGTGTCGCCATCGAGGCGAAGCTCGACAAGGGTCGCGGTTCGGTCGCCACGGTGCTGATCCAGTCCGGAACGCTGCGCATCGGTGACGCGATCGTCGCCGGCACGGCCTACGGACGTGTCCGCGCGATGGCCGACGAGAACGGCGAGCAGGTCCTCGAGGCCTACCCGTCGCGACCGGTGCAGGTGCAGGGTCTCAACTCGGTGCCGCGTGCCGGCGACGTCTTCATCGTCACCGAAGAAGACCGCATGGCCCGTCAGATCGCTGAGAAGCGTGAAGCGGTCGAGCGCAACGCCCAGCTGGCCAAGGCCCGCAAGCGCATCTCGCTCGAGGACTTCACCCGCGCTCTCGAAGAGGGCAAGGTCGAGTCGCTCAACCTCATCATCAAGGGTGACGTCTCGGGTGCCGTCGAGGCGCTCGAGGAGTCGCTGCTCAAGATCGAGGTCGACGACTCGGTGCAGCTCCGCATCATCCACCGCGGTGTGGGTGCGATCACGGAATCCGACGTCAACCTCGCGACGATCGACAACGCGATCATCGTGGGCTTCAACGTCCGCCCCGACACGAAGGCGCGCGAGCGCGCTCAGCGTGAAGGCGTCGACATCCGCTTCTACTCGGTGATCTACAACGCGATCGATGAGATCGAGAGCTCGCTGAAGGGCATGCTCAAGCCGGAGTACGAAGAGGTCCAGTCGGGTGTCGCCGAGATCCGCGAGGTGTTCCGCTCCTCGAAGTTCGGCAACATCGCCGGTGTCATCGTGCGGTCGGGAACGATCACTCGAAACGCCAAGGCTCGCGTCATCCGCGACGGCGTCGTGCTCGCCGATGGCCTCGCCATCGAGTCGCTGCGCCGCTTCAAGGACGACGTCACCGAGGTTCGTACGGACTACGAGGCCGGTATCGGCCTCGGCAAGTACAACGACATCCAGATCGGTGACGAGATCGAGACCACTGAGATGATCGAGAAGCCTCGCGGCTGA
- a CDS encoding FAD-dependent oxidoreductase, with protein MTTYDTIVIGAGMSGVTAARMLADAGSDVVVLEARDRVGGRMHTDRAAGFPVDLGASWVHGIRGSRLWDLVQALDIPTLEYTVGSFQVGGRPIENFDGDGRAMDAASTSRWVSDVERADRLLTEEIMRSSPGDTYLDVTERALDRSGFDPERIDEIREFFRHRVEEQCGAWIGDLDAHGLDEDAIDGDEVIFPRGYDELPRRIAAGLDVRLGHVVTRIARTESGVTVSTEHAEFSARTALVTVPLGVLQAQSIDFAPPLPDELAGPIARLGMGVFNKVFVQFPERFWNEDSYVLRALGEAGEHWHSWYDVSAVSGLPTLLTFAAGPFGRRMQELSDDEIVADVMTALRRLYPGVVGEPTAHWVTRWGQDAFSNGSYSHLAVGSSHHDHDALAGPVDGVLHFAGEATWGDEPATVGAAYYSGHRAAERILGAPVELEAFAAGITAREQTPAS; from the coding sequence GTGACGACGTACGACACGATCGTGATCGGGGCAGGGATGTCGGGAGTGACGGCGGCCCGCATGCTCGCCGACGCCGGAAGCGACGTCGTGGTCCTGGAGGCGCGGGATCGTGTCGGCGGTCGGATGCACACCGATCGCGCAGCGGGTTTCCCCGTCGACCTCGGCGCGTCGTGGGTCCACGGCATCCGCGGTTCTCGGCTGTGGGACCTGGTGCAAGCCCTCGACATCCCCACCCTCGAGTACACCGTCGGCAGCTTCCAGGTCGGGGGGCGGCCGATCGAGAACTTCGACGGCGACGGCAGGGCCATGGACGCCGCGAGCACCTCCCGCTGGGTCTCGGACGTCGAACGGGCGGATCGCCTGCTGACCGAGGAGATCATGCGATCCTCGCCCGGCGACACGTATCTCGATGTCACGGAGCGCGCGCTGGACCGCTCCGGCTTCGACCCGGAACGCATCGACGAGATCCGCGAGTTCTTCCGACACCGCGTGGAGGAGCAGTGCGGTGCCTGGATCGGAGACCTCGACGCCCACGGTCTCGACGAAGACGCGATCGACGGCGATGAGGTCATCTTCCCTCGCGGGTACGACGAGCTTCCGCGCCGCATCGCCGCAGGACTCGACGTCCGTCTGGGGCACGTCGTCACACGCATCGCGCGGACCGAGTCGGGTGTCACGGTGTCGACCGAGCACGCAGAGTTCTCGGCCCGCACTGCGCTGGTCACCGTGCCGCTCGGAGTGCTCCAGGCACAGTCGATCGACTTCGCCCCTCCCCTGCCCGACGAGCTCGCCGGACCGATCGCCCGATTGGGCATGGGGGTGTTCAACAAGGTCTTCGTCCAGTTCCCGGAACGCTTCTGGAACGAGGACAGCTACGTTCTGCGAGCCCTCGGCGAGGCGGGCGAGCACTGGCACTCGTGGTACGACGTCTCGGCGGTCAGCGGGCTTCCCACATTGCTGACCTTCGCAGCCGGCCCGTTCGGACGACGGATGCAGGAGCTGTCCGACGATGAGATCGTCGCCGACGTCATGACCGCCCTGCGGCGCCTCTACCCGGGTGTCGTCGGCGAACCCACCGCCCACTGGGTCACACGGTGGGGACAGGATGCCTTCTCGAACGGTTCCTACTCGCATCTCGCCGTGGGGTCGTCGCACCATGACCACGACGCCCTCGCGGGGCCTGTCGACGGAGTGCTGCACTTCGCCGGCGAGGCGACGTGGGGTGATGAGCCGGCCACGGTGGGGGCTGCCTACTATTCCGGTCACCGCGCGGCGGAGCGCATCCTGGGCGCACCGGTCGAACTGGAGGCGTTCGCCGCCGGCATCACTGCGCGGGAGCAGACTCCAGCGAGTTGA
- a CDS encoding YlxR family protein — translation MCVGCRTRAPRSALLRVVCRNDTLILDERAVLPGRGAWVHPTPECMDAALRRRAFGRALRVSSDLDTRNIEQHPPRNKG, via the coding sequence ATGTGCGTCGGCTGTCGCACGCGTGCTCCCCGCTCCGCTCTTCTCAGAGTGGTGTGCCGGAACGACACGCTCATTCTCGATGAGCGTGCAGTTCTGCCAGGACGAGGCGCGTGGGTCCATCCGACACCTGAATGCATGGATGCCGCTCTGCGGCGTCGCGCTTTCGGACGAGCACTGCGCGTGTCCAGCGATCTGGACACGCGGAACATCGAACAGCACCCACCAAGAAACAAAGGCTGA